The Enteractinococcus fodinae genome has a segment encoding these proteins:
- the pcrA gene encoding DNA helicase PcrA translates to MAHQTSLPSFAPAFGTPAATDALAVPHRSSAEELVAGLNDAQAEAVVHRGGPLLIVAGAGSGKTRVLTHRIGHLLATGDARPHEFLAITFTNKAAAEMRERIGELVGTTAQRMWISTFHSSCVRILRREAPHIDLKANFSIYDATDSLRLITQIAKDADMDPKRFAPRAIRNKISSLKNELVDDEAFASTVGGDPWNQAVAEIYKEYTSRLRTANAMDFDDLIANVVHMFDAFPAILDNYRRRFRFVLVDEYQDTNHAQYRLVRQLTGAPGEPPGVETEGGQLTVVGDSDQSIYAFRGADIRNIVDFEHDYPDATVIRLEQNYRSTQNILDAANAVIAQNPSREVKRLWTAVGSGEKIIGYAAETESREAQWITEKIDDLIDNHNYRPADMAIFYRTNAQSRSIEERLIASGIPYRVVGGTRFYDRKEIKDALAYLRVLENPADDVNLRRILNEPKRGIGDRAEGAVAAHQTRQQSTFMAALRDAENAPGGLAKRSLNAVNKFTQMLDDLSQLAQTESVATVLEAVLEQTGMLETLRNSKDFQDESRADNLGELVGVVREFDKTNPEGTLGDFLEQVALVADADQLPDATDAEGQALADHMGEVTLMTLHTAKGLEFPVVFLTGMEHGVFPHARSMADEKELAEERRLAYVGLTRARERLYVTRAESRSMWGQHQFNPASQFLAEIPAELIEWEREGKGSPSTSRFGGGLAGFGQDTGVRGFRYRDAQRFSGSHWGASTASQNYGKAGTEGITPAQENARVTKPDNRTKVNPNKEVIAVAAGDTVEHKTFGTGVVTGVQGAGDKAVAVVQFAESEKRLLLRYAPIKKV, encoded by the coding sequence ATGGCCCACCAGACTTCTTTGCCCAGTTTTGCCCCCGCTTTTGGCACCCCAGCAGCGACCGACGCTTTAGCTGTGCCCCATCGTTCTTCTGCGGAGGAACTGGTTGCTGGACTCAATGATGCCCAAGCCGAAGCCGTGGTGCATCGAGGCGGACCGCTGCTGATCGTGGCAGGCGCAGGGTCCGGCAAAACTCGGGTGTTGACCCACCGTATCGGCCATCTCCTGGCGACCGGCGATGCCCGACCCCACGAATTCTTGGCCATCACGTTTACGAATAAAGCCGCAGCCGAGATGCGTGAGCGCATCGGCGAACTCGTTGGCACGACAGCTCAACGGATGTGGATCTCCACGTTCCACTCCTCCTGCGTGCGTATCTTGCGTCGCGAAGCGCCCCACATTGACCTAAAGGCGAATTTCTCGATTTACGATGCCACCGACTCGCTGCGGCTGATCACCCAAATCGCCAAAGACGCCGACATGGACCCCAAACGCTTTGCACCCCGCGCGATCCGGAACAAGATCTCATCGTTGAAAAACGAATTGGTGGACGATGAGGCTTTCGCCTCCACCGTCGGCGGGGACCCCTGGAACCAGGCGGTTGCCGAGATTTATAAGGAATATACTTCCCGGCTGCGTACCGCGAATGCGATGGACTTTGATGACCTCATCGCCAATGTGGTGCACATGTTCGATGCTTTCCCGGCGATCTTGGATAACTACCGGCGCAGATTCAGGTTTGTGCTGGTCGACGAATACCAGGATACGAACCACGCCCAGTACCGGCTGGTTCGTCAACTCACCGGCGCCCCCGGAGAACCACCGGGCGTCGAAACTGAGGGTGGACAATTGACGGTCGTCGGCGACTCAGATCAGTCGATCTATGCCTTCCGCGGGGCTGACATTCGCAATATCGTCGACTTTGAACACGACTACCCAGATGCCACGGTCATCCGACTGGAACAAAACTACCGCTCCACCCAGAACATTTTGGATGCAGCCAACGCAGTCATCGCCCAAAATCCATCGCGAGAGGTCAAACGGCTGTGGACGGCTGTTGGCAGTGGCGAAAAAATCATCGGCTACGCAGCGGAAACTGAATCGCGTGAAGCCCAATGGATCACCGAAAAAATCGACGATCTGATAGATAATCACAACTATCGTCCAGCCGACATGGCGATTTTCTACCGCACCAACGCCCAGTCGAGGTCCATTGAAGAACGCCTGATCGCTTCGGGTATCCCATACCGCGTGGTGGGTGGCACGCGCTTCTACGATCGGAAAGAAATCAAAGACGCGCTGGCCTACTTGCGCGTCTTGGAGAACCCTGCTGACGACGTCAACTTGCGTCGGATTCTTAATGAACCCAAACGCGGGATTGGCGACCGAGCTGAAGGTGCCGTCGCAGCACATCAGACCCGCCAACAATCAACATTCATGGCAGCCTTGCGTGACGCGGAAAACGCACCCGGTGGGTTAGCCAAGCGCTCGCTGAACGCGGTCAATAAGTTCACCCAGATGCTGGACGATCTCAGCCAATTGGCTCAAACCGAGTCGGTGGCCACCGTGCTGGAAGCTGTACTGGAACAAACCGGCATGCTCGAGACTTTGCGAAACTCCAAAGATTTCCAAGACGAATCCCGCGCGGATAACCTCGGTGAGTTGGTGGGCGTGGTGCGAGAATTCGACAAAACCAATCCCGAAGGCACCCTGGGAGACTTCCTAGAACAAGTCGCACTGGTGGCCGATGCTGATCAGCTTCCTGATGCCACGGATGCCGAAGGCCAAGCCCTAGCCGACCATATGGGAGAAGTCACCCTCATGACTTTGCACACCGCCAAGGGCCTCGAATTCCCGGTGGTCTTTTTGACCGGTATGGAACACGGCGTTTTCCCGCACGCCCGATCGATGGCTGATGAAAAAGAACTGGCCGAAGAACGCCGACTCGCATACGTGGGGCTGACCCGTGCCCGAGAACGCCTCTATGTGACGCGGGCGGAATCACGCAGTATGTGGGGCCAACACCAGTTCAACCCGGCCAGCCAATTCCTAGCCGAGATTCCGGCCGAACTCATTGAGTGGGAACGCGAAGGGAAAGGCTCACCATCAACCTCACGGTTTGGCGGTGGGCTCGCTGGCTTCGGCCAAGATACCGGCGTTCGTGGCTTCCGCTACCGGGACGCGCAACGCTTCAGCGGCTCGCACTGGGGTGCCTCCACCGCGTCACAAAATTACGGTAAAGCAGGAACCGAAGGGATTACGCCGGCGCAAGAAAACGCTCGTGTGACCAAACCCGATAATCGCACCAAGGTGAACCCGAATAAAGAAGTCATTGCAGTTGCCGCCGGTGACACGGTGGAACACAAAACCTTCGGGACTGGTGTCGTCACCGGAGTCCAGGGGGCCGGAGATAAGGCCGTGGCCGTCGTCCAGTTCGCGGAGTCCGAAAAGCGCTTACTGCTGCGCTATGCGCCAATAAAAAAAGTATAA